One stretch of Periplaneta americana isolate PAMFEO1 chromosome 1, P.americana_PAMFEO1_priV1, whole genome shotgun sequence DNA includes these proteins:
- the LOC138701783 gene encoding calcium-binding and coiled-coil domain-containing protein 1-like isoform X3: MMVIFHDIADTYPTDADICCRYSLTDGVTPSHGDRIALFRVGWSSVQEYIQFEWAPGPPVSDKSELQVLFKASSLPKDVNEFYQLCYVTSDNVVCGASVPFQFRHPHENELCAIEEPGGLVVVRSRTALTDEKLRQTISANEQLQRDKDSLEGEVLILKEKCNKIALELQSAVEKLITLETEKRALEKRLEENLHMERHVERLQKDLLALDTEKNQSVAKLKKVEQHIQVLTATVDTLSADKEHMAQLLRSETQNKSGVVAEVSQYKGQVDSLSHMLEALTQSKEMVAQELRVQQATNNQLREDIQNLEIKSREQQNKISELEKEKKNLQELLEQTLSAEKASVEKIKHVNDLEKEKERLLSELIQSASKKEKEIKTLTEIYESRLEDVASKAMTIEKDLIASQTAQEERRKDILETAQVNKCLKQQLQEAQNIIAENERSLAAMESDLKKAIDAHKKSLEHNERLTERLMELESESAPLRLQLQESNIQQERHSHFKELFTDIEHKIANLKIVHEEAIANKNVQMERLDAIKERISELDVEEGKLCCELQDVAAIRDTQEDELAQKKEELAAAQESSRRSYLMVDGFFSGTSDIDALKESVNELTQFVDSSKMRLTEIDQRIREIEEEKSVLMQQQTQASERKAEYENNEEDAYKELVELQEHEIHFVREHGGDLETLQNQLTQALNHSSEILASGLSLEEKLALAKKEKTELQKKLTTSGGTSQDQQCSSLNSTEVNTCLEQEQQLKLRLEMAAAEYRKLYTEKQKVERRLAKFYSKLSEKKSKSSSDQSEAGSSTREPATAELISLSQTTGISSDTAGASQVKSTSIVCSICPICYATFPPGAYDLFTQHFDAHLS; this comes from the exons ATGATG GTCATATTCCACGACATTGCTGACACATACCCAACTGATGCAGATATCTGTTGCCGATACTCTCTGACTGATGGAGTCACTCCATCTCATGGGGACAGAATTGCTCTGTTCCGTGTTGGCTGGAGTTCTGTCCAAGAATATATTCAGTTTGAGTGGGCACCAGGACCACCAGTGTCAGATAAATCAGAACTTCAAGTTCTGTTTAAAG CCAGCAGCCTACCCAAAGATGTGAATGAATTCTACCAATTGTGCTATGTTACATCTGACAATGTCGTCTGTGGCGCAAGTGTCCCTTTCCAGTTCCGGCATCCTCATGAGAATGAACTTTGTGCCATAGAAGAACCTGGAGGACTAGTGGTTGTTAGATCCAGAACTGCACTTACTGACGAGAAACTAAGACAG ACAATTTCGGCAAATGAACAGTTGCAGAGAGATAAAGACAGTCTAGAGGGCGAAGTGCTGATTTTAAAAGAGAAGTGCAATAAAATAGCTTTGGAACTACAGAGTGCTGTTGAGAAGCTTATTACATTGGAAACTGAAAAACGG gcTTTAGAAAAGAGGCTAGAAGAAAATCTGCATATGGAACGCCACGTGGAACGATTACAGAAAGATCTTCTGGCACTTGACACAGAGAAGAACCAGAGTGTAGCAAAGCTGAAAAAAGTAGAACAGCATATTCAAGTTCTCACAGCTACTGTAGACACTCTGAGTGCA GATAAGGAGCACATGGCACAACTGCTAAGAAGTGAGACACAGAACAAATCTGGCGTGGTTGCAGAAGTAAGTCAATACAAGGGTCAAGTGGATAGCCTGAGTCACATGTTGGAAGCACTGACACAGAGTAAGGAGATGGTGGCTCAAGAGCTTCGTGTTCAGCAAGCTACAAACAACCAG TTACGAGAAGACATTCAAAATTTGGAGATAAAGAGCAGAGAGCAACAGAACAAAATATCTG AActtgagaaagaaaagaaaaatcttcAGGAACTTCTAGAACAAACTTTGAGTGCTGAGAAGGCATCAGTGGAAAAGATAAAGCACGTAAATGAcctagaaaaggaaaaagaacGTCTGTTGAGTGAACTAATCCAATCAGCaagtaaaaaagagaaagaaataaaaacattaactgAGATATATGAAAGTCGTTTGGAAGATGTGGCATCGAAAGCTATGACTATCGAGAAAGATCTGATTGCATCACAAACAGCACAAGAAGAGAGAAGGAAGGATATTTTAGAGACCGCCCAAGTGAACAAATGCTTGAAACAACAATTGCAGGAGGCACAGAACATAATAGCAGAGAATGAACGATCATTAGCAGCTATGGAGTCAGATTTAAAGAAGGCTATTGATGCTCATAAGAAGTCATTGGAACATAATGAACGTCTCACAGAACGTTTAATGGAGTTAGAAAGTGAATCAGCACCTTTAAGACTTCAACTCCAAGAATCAAATATTCAGCAAGAGAGACACTCCCACTTCAAGGAACTTTTCACTGATATTGAACACAAGATTGCAAACCTGAAAATAGTACATGAAGAAGCAATAGCTAATAAAAACGTTCAGATGGAAAGATTGGACGCAATAAAGGAGCGGATCTCAGAGTTGGATGTCGAGGAAGGAAAGTTATGTTGTGAACTACAGGATGTGGCAGCTATCCGTGACACACAAGAAGACGAGCTAGCCCAGAAAAAGGAGGAACTTGCAGCAGCACAAGAGAGTTCAAGACGTAGTTACCTTATGGTTGATGGGTTTTTTAGTGGTACCTCTGATATTGACGCTTTAAAAGAGTCTGTAAATGAACTGACACAATTTGTGGATAGCTCCAAGATGAGGCTTACTGAGATAGATCAACGAATAAGGGAAATAGAGGAGGAAAAGTCAGTTTTAATGCAGCAGCAAACCCAGGCTTCAGAAAGGAAAGCAGA gTATGAAAATAACGAAGAAGATGCATATAAAGAGCTTGTAGAATTGCAAGAACACGAAATTCACTTCGTCAGAGAACATGGAGGTGATTTGGAAACACTGCAGAATCAGCTAACCCAAGCATTGAATCATAGCAGCGAAATTCTTGCAAGTGGGCTAAGTTTAGAAGAGAAGTTGGCACTTGCTAAAAAGGAGAAAACTGAATTGCAGAAAAAATTGACAACAAGTGGCGGTACTTCCCAAGATCAG CAATGCAGCAGCCTAAACTCTACTGAAGTAAATACATGCCTGGAGCAGGAACAGCAGTTGAAATTACGTTTAGAGATGGCAGCAGCAGAGTACAGGAAGCTGTATACTGAGAAACAGAAGGTTGAAAGAAGATTGGCAAAATTTTATAGTAAGCTTAGTGAAAAGAAGTCCAAGTCATCATCAGACCAATCAGAGGCAGGCAGTTCTACAAGGGAACCTGCTACTGCAGAACTAATATCTTTATCACAAACCACAGGAATAAGTTCTGATAC TGCCGgggcatcacaagtgaaaagcaCATCTATTGTCTGCTCTATATGCCCCATCTGCTATGCTACATTCCCTCCAGGAGCCTATGACCTGTTTACACAACATTTTGATGCACATCTCAGCTAG
- the LOC138701783 gene encoding calcium-binding and coiled-coil domain-containing protein 1-like isoform X1 produces the protein MADSVKPQNASSLLEEELSVLIEDYSIPHIAELSPDSLLMQSQYAKVIFHDIADTYPTDADICCRYSLTDGVTPSHGDRIALFRVGWSSVQEYIQFEWAPGPPVSDKSELQVLFKASSLPKDVNEFYQLCYVTSDNVVCGASVPFQFRHPHENELCAIEEPGGLVVVRSRTALTDEKLRQTISANEQLQRDKDSLEGEVLILKEKCNKIALELQSAVEKLITLETEKRALEKRLEENLHMERHVERLQKDLLALDTEKNQSVAKLKKVEQHIQVLTATVDTLSADKEHMAQLLRSETQNKSGVVAEVSQYKGQVDSLSHMLEALTQSKEMVAQELRVQQATNNQLREDIQNLEIKSREQQNKISELEKEKKNLQELLEQTLSAEKASVEKIKHVNDLEKEKERLLSELIQSASKKEKEIKTLTEIYESRLEDVASKAMTIEKDLIASQTAQEERRKDILETAQVNKCLKQQLQEAQNIIAENERSLAAMESDLKKAIDAHKKSLEHNERLTERLMELESESAPLRLQLQESNIQQERHSHFKELFTDIEHKIANLKIVHEEAIANKNVQMERLDAIKERISELDVEEGKLCCELQDVAAIRDTQEDELAQKKEELAAAQESSRRSYLMVDGFFSGTSDIDALKESVNELTQFVDSSKMRLTEIDQRIREIEEEKSVLMQQQTQASERKAEYENNEEDAYKELVELQEHEIHFVREHGGDLETLQNQLTQALNHSSEILASGLSLEEKLALAKKEKTELQKKLTTSGGTSQDQQCSSLNSTEVNTCLEQEQQLKLRLEMAAAEYRKLYTEKQKVERRLAKFYSKLSEKKSKSSSDQSEAGSSTREPATAELISLSQTTGISSDTAGASQVKSTSIVCSICPICYATFPPGAYDLFTQHFDAHLS, from the exons GTCATATTCCACGACATTGCTGACACATACCCAACTGATGCAGATATCTGTTGCCGATACTCTCTGACTGATGGAGTCACTCCATCTCATGGGGACAGAATTGCTCTGTTCCGTGTTGGCTGGAGTTCTGTCCAAGAATATATTCAGTTTGAGTGGGCACCAGGACCACCAGTGTCAGATAAATCAGAACTTCAAGTTCTGTTTAAAG CCAGCAGCCTACCCAAAGATGTGAATGAATTCTACCAATTGTGCTATGTTACATCTGACAATGTCGTCTGTGGCGCAAGTGTCCCTTTCCAGTTCCGGCATCCTCATGAGAATGAACTTTGTGCCATAGAAGAACCTGGAGGACTAGTGGTTGTTAGATCCAGAACTGCACTTACTGACGAGAAACTAAGACAG ACAATTTCGGCAAATGAACAGTTGCAGAGAGATAAAGACAGTCTAGAGGGCGAAGTGCTGATTTTAAAAGAGAAGTGCAATAAAATAGCTTTGGAACTACAGAGTGCTGTTGAGAAGCTTATTACATTGGAAACTGAAAAACGG gcTTTAGAAAAGAGGCTAGAAGAAAATCTGCATATGGAACGCCACGTGGAACGATTACAGAAAGATCTTCTGGCACTTGACACAGAGAAGAACCAGAGTGTAGCAAAGCTGAAAAAAGTAGAACAGCATATTCAAGTTCTCACAGCTACTGTAGACACTCTGAGTGCA GATAAGGAGCACATGGCACAACTGCTAAGAAGTGAGACACAGAACAAATCTGGCGTGGTTGCAGAAGTAAGTCAATACAAGGGTCAAGTGGATAGCCTGAGTCACATGTTGGAAGCACTGACACAGAGTAAGGAGATGGTGGCTCAAGAGCTTCGTGTTCAGCAAGCTACAAACAACCAG TTACGAGAAGACATTCAAAATTTGGAGATAAAGAGCAGAGAGCAACAGAACAAAATATCTG AActtgagaaagaaaagaaaaatcttcAGGAACTTCTAGAACAAACTTTGAGTGCTGAGAAGGCATCAGTGGAAAAGATAAAGCACGTAAATGAcctagaaaaggaaaaagaacGTCTGTTGAGTGAACTAATCCAATCAGCaagtaaaaaagagaaagaaataaaaacattaactgAGATATATGAAAGTCGTTTGGAAGATGTGGCATCGAAAGCTATGACTATCGAGAAAGATCTGATTGCATCACAAACAGCACAAGAAGAGAGAAGGAAGGATATTTTAGAGACCGCCCAAGTGAACAAATGCTTGAAACAACAATTGCAGGAGGCACAGAACATAATAGCAGAGAATGAACGATCATTAGCAGCTATGGAGTCAGATTTAAAGAAGGCTATTGATGCTCATAAGAAGTCATTGGAACATAATGAACGTCTCACAGAACGTTTAATGGAGTTAGAAAGTGAATCAGCACCTTTAAGACTTCAACTCCAAGAATCAAATATTCAGCAAGAGAGACACTCCCACTTCAAGGAACTTTTCACTGATATTGAACACAAGATTGCAAACCTGAAAATAGTACATGAAGAAGCAATAGCTAATAAAAACGTTCAGATGGAAAGATTGGACGCAATAAAGGAGCGGATCTCAGAGTTGGATGTCGAGGAAGGAAAGTTATGTTGTGAACTACAGGATGTGGCAGCTATCCGTGACACACAAGAAGACGAGCTAGCCCAGAAAAAGGAGGAACTTGCAGCAGCACAAGAGAGTTCAAGACGTAGTTACCTTATGGTTGATGGGTTTTTTAGTGGTACCTCTGATATTGACGCTTTAAAAGAGTCTGTAAATGAACTGACACAATTTGTGGATAGCTCCAAGATGAGGCTTACTGAGATAGATCAACGAATAAGGGAAATAGAGGAGGAAAAGTCAGTTTTAATGCAGCAGCAAACCCAGGCTTCAGAAAGGAAAGCAGA gTATGAAAATAACGAAGAAGATGCATATAAAGAGCTTGTAGAATTGCAAGAACACGAAATTCACTTCGTCAGAGAACATGGAGGTGATTTGGAAACACTGCAGAATCAGCTAACCCAAGCATTGAATCATAGCAGCGAAATTCTTGCAAGTGGGCTAAGTTTAGAAGAGAAGTTGGCACTTGCTAAAAAGGAGAAAACTGAATTGCAGAAAAAATTGACAACAAGTGGCGGTACTTCCCAAGATCAG CAATGCAGCAGCCTAAACTCTACTGAAGTAAATACATGCCTGGAGCAGGAACAGCAGTTGAAATTACGTTTAGAGATGGCAGCAGCAGAGTACAGGAAGCTGTATACTGAGAAACAGAAGGTTGAAAGAAGATTGGCAAAATTTTATAGTAAGCTTAGTGAAAAGAAGTCCAAGTCATCATCAGACCAATCAGAGGCAGGCAGTTCTACAAGGGAACCTGCTACTGCAGAACTAATATCTTTATCACAAACCACAGGAATAAGTTCTGATAC TGCCGgggcatcacaagtgaaaagcaCATCTATTGTCTGCTCTATATGCCCCATCTGCTATGCTACATTCCCTCCAGGAGCCTATGACCTGTTTACACAACATTTTGATGCACATCTCAGCTAG
- the LOC138701783 gene encoding calcium-binding and coiled-coil domain-containing protein 1-like isoform X2 translates to MADSVKPQNASSLLEEELSVLIEDYSIPHIAELSPDSLLMQSQYAKVIFHDIADTYPTDADICCRYSLTDGVTPSHGDRIALFRVGWSSVQEYIQFEWAPGPPVSDKSELQVLFKASSLPKDVNEFYQLCYVTSDNVVCGASVPFQFRHPHENELCAIEEPGGLVVVRSRTALTDEKLRQTISANEQLQRDKDSLEGEVLILKEKCNKIALELQSAVEKLITLETEKRALEKRLEENLHMERHVERLQKDLLALDTEKNQSVAKLKKVEQHIQVLTATVDTLSADKEHMAQLLRSETQNKSGVVAEVSQYKGQVDSLSHMLEALTQSKEMVAQELRVQQATNNQLREDIQNLEIKSREQQNKISELEKEKKNLQELLEQTLSAEKASVEKIKHVNDLEKEKERLLSELIQSASKKEKEIKTLTEIYESRLEDVASKAMTIEKDLIASQTAQEERRKDILETAQVNKCLKQQLQEAQNIIAENERSLAAMESDLKKAIDAHKKSLEHNERLTERLMELESESAPLRLQLQESNIQQERHSHFKELFTDIEHKIANLKIVHEEAIANKNVQMERLDAIKERISELDVEEGKLCCELQDVAAIRDTQEDELAQKKEELAAAQESSRRSYLMVDGFFSGTSDIDALKESVNELTQFVDSSKMRLTEIDQRIREIEEEKSVLMQQQTQASERKAEYENNEEDAYKELVELQEHEIHFVREHGGDLETLQNQLTQALNHSSEILASGLSLEEKLALAKKEKTELQKKLTTSGGTSQDQQCSSLNSTEVNTCLEQEQQLKLRLEMAAAEYRKLYTEKQKVERRLAKFYSKLSEKKSKSSSDQSEAGSSTREPATAELISLSQTTGISSDTFL, encoded by the exons GTCATATTCCACGACATTGCTGACACATACCCAACTGATGCAGATATCTGTTGCCGATACTCTCTGACTGATGGAGTCACTCCATCTCATGGGGACAGAATTGCTCTGTTCCGTGTTGGCTGGAGTTCTGTCCAAGAATATATTCAGTTTGAGTGGGCACCAGGACCACCAGTGTCAGATAAATCAGAACTTCAAGTTCTGTTTAAAG CCAGCAGCCTACCCAAAGATGTGAATGAATTCTACCAATTGTGCTATGTTACATCTGACAATGTCGTCTGTGGCGCAAGTGTCCCTTTCCAGTTCCGGCATCCTCATGAGAATGAACTTTGTGCCATAGAAGAACCTGGAGGACTAGTGGTTGTTAGATCCAGAACTGCACTTACTGACGAGAAACTAAGACAG ACAATTTCGGCAAATGAACAGTTGCAGAGAGATAAAGACAGTCTAGAGGGCGAAGTGCTGATTTTAAAAGAGAAGTGCAATAAAATAGCTTTGGAACTACAGAGTGCTGTTGAGAAGCTTATTACATTGGAAACTGAAAAACGG gcTTTAGAAAAGAGGCTAGAAGAAAATCTGCATATGGAACGCCACGTGGAACGATTACAGAAAGATCTTCTGGCACTTGACACAGAGAAGAACCAGAGTGTAGCAAAGCTGAAAAAAGTAGAACAGCATATTCAAGTTCTCACAGCTACTGTAGACACTCTGAGTGCA GATAAGGAGCACATGGCACAACTGCTAAGAAGTGAGACACAGAACAAATCTGGCGTGGTTGCAGAAGTAAGTCAATACAAGGGTCAAGTGGATAGCCTGAGTCACATGTTGGAAGCACTGACACAGAGTAAGGAGATGGTGGCTCAAGAGCTTCGTGTTCAGCAAGCTACAAACAACCAG TTACGAGAAGACATTCAAAATTTGGAGATAAAGAGCAGAGAGCAACAGAACAAAATATCTG AActtgagaaagaaaagaaaaatcttcAGGAACTTCTAGAACAAACTTTGAGTGCTGAGAAGGCATCAGTGGAAAAGATAAAGCACGTAAATGAcctagaaaaggaaaaagaacGTCTGTTGAGTGAACTAATCCAATCAGCaagtaaaaaagagaaagaaataaaaacattaactgAGATATATGAAAGTCGTTTGGAAGATGTGGCATCGAAAGCTATGACTATCGAGAAAGATCTGATTGCATCACAAACAGCACAAGAAGAGAGAAGGAAGGATATTTTAGAGACCGCCCAAGTGAACAAATGCTTGAAACAACAATTGCAGGAGGCACAGAACATAATAGCAGAGAATGAACGATCATTAGCAGCTATGGAGTCAGATTTAAAGAAGGCTATTGATGCTCATAAGAAGTCATTGGAACATAATGAACGTCTCACAGAACGTTTAATGGAGTTAGAAAGTGAATCAGCACCTTTAAGACTTCAACTCCAAGAATCAAATATTCAGCAAGAGAGACACTCCCACTTCAAGGAACTTTTCACTGATATTGAACACAAGATTGCAAACCTGAAAATAGTACATGAAGAAGCAATAGCTAATAAAAACGTTCAGATGGAAAGATTGGACGCAATAAAGGAGCGGATCTCAGAGTTGGATGTCGAGGAAGGAAAGTTATGTTGTGAACTACAGGATGTGGCAGCTATCCGTGACACACAAGAAGACGAGCTAGCCCAGAAAAAGGAGGAACTTGCAGCAGCACAAGAGAGTTCAAGACGTAGTTACCTTATGGTTGATGGGTTTTTTAGTGGTACCTCTGATATTGACGCTTTAAAAGAGTCTGTAAATGAACTGACACAATTTGTGGATAGCTCCAAGATGAGGCTTACTGAGATAGATCAACGAATAAGGGAAATAGAGGAGGAAAAGTCAGTTTTAATGCAGCAGCAAACCCAGGCTTCAGAAAGGAAAGCAGA gTATGAAAATAACGAAGAAGATGCATATAAAGAGCTTGTAGAATTGCAAGAACACGAAATTCACTTCGTCAGAGAACATGGAGGTGATTTGGAAACACTGCAGAATCAGCTAACCCAAGCATTGAATCATAGCAGCGAAATTCTTGCAAGTGGGCTAAGTTTAGAAGAGAAGTTGGCACTTGCTAAAAAGGAGAAAACTGAATTGCAGAAAAAATTGACAACAAGTGGCGGTACTTCCCAAGATCAG CAATGCAGCAGCCTAAACTCTACTGAAGTAAATACATGCCTGGAGCAGGAACAGCAGTTGAAATTACGTTTAGAGATGGCAGCAGCAGAGTACAGGAAGCTGTATACTGAGAAACAGAAGGTTGAAAGAAGATTGGCAAAATTTTATAGTAAGCTTAGTGAAAAGAAGTCCAAGTCATCATCAGACCAATCAGAGGCAGGCAGTTCTACAAGGGAACCTGCTACTGCAGAACTAATATCTTTATCACAAACCACAGGAATAAGTTCTGATAC